From Tachypleus tridentatus isolate NWPU-2018 chromosome 8, ASM421037v1, whole genome shotgun sequence, a single genomic window includes:
- the LOC143223975 gene encoding uncharacterized protein LOC143223975 has translation MTWISTSASFAARPPLMHHTPQPYVVAQTCNTNKCLLPDCRCGGSDVLGGLSPKDIPQIILVTFDDGINYLNFDIYKEKWEVNMVMWDHLRGCECSMVDAYASPSDEEFIEFLSKNFYRRYDSNKAPFSPLYYSAWFNTPHRREGLIKFLNKIDSKDDV, from the exons ATGACGTGGATATCTACCTCAGCTAGCTTTGCTGCACGACCCCCTCTCATGCATCATACACCACAACCCTATGTCGTTGCACAAACATGTAATACTAACAAATGTCTACTGCCAGATTGTCGATGTGGAGGATCTGATGTTCTAGGAGGACTCTCTCCAAAAGACATTCCTCAGATTATCTTGGTAACTTTTGACGATGGTATCAATTAccttaattttgatatttacaaaGAAA AGTGGGAAGTAAACATGGTAATGTGGGACCATCTGAGAGGGTGCGAATGTTCCATGGTTGATGCCTATGCAAGCCCATCAGATGAAGAATTCATCGAGTTCCTTTCTAAGAATTTCTATCGTCGCTACGATTCCAACAAGGCACCATTCAGTCCGTTATACTATTCAGCTTGGTTCAACACACCCCATCGCAGAGAAGGATTGATTAAATTTTTGAATAAGATCGACAGTAAAGACGACGTTTAG